One genomic segment of Nodularia sp. LEGE 06071 includes these proteins:
- a CDS encoding DUF389 domain-containing protein, with amino-acid sequence MFRRWFAKNLGVGQARKEQVYLEICSSLSLDDASYWIQVLFAAGIATLGLVLNSPAVIIGAMLISPLMGGILANGLALAAGDVILAMRALLNLLLSCLVAISFAVLLVSLLPFKEITSEILARTRPNILDLVIALFSGAVGSVAICKEPRGVATSIPGVAIAVALMPPLCVVGYGIGVALSLNRVQGLQVASGGGLLFFTNLVAITFTAMLVFLGLHIDNDQVREKVREWRHTHPESVWVQSWLEKLPAYGKLGKIGSLPGRLLLIFITIGAIIFPLNRSLSQLGREIALQQQDNRNRSSIRDVWQKNFATFPNGEARSFISNISTSEQNDKLTIQLQVFTSQQYSSDEQDIYVQQLAARLGRPPELLALKLVEIPTASNELLRPEPKEQPPEPVLTIAQLQSTFVQEVQSALRNLRLPPPAQMLNYELVTSPVAPLSIRVVYLSERDIDRDAQILVADSIRSRLNYESAQVSMQRIARDIGAISFENEQSEISSDDTQLLDRVGQILQQQPSLNLEMIVNQEAEELAEIVPAREQAITEYLESRWQISSDDRINWQTGTESQRSAVLKFTVESRINPPLTTLPKSP; translated from the coding sequence ATGTTTAGACGCTGGTTTGCCAAAAACTTGGGAGTTGGTCAAGCTCGCAAAGAGCAAGTCTATCTGGAAATATGCAGTTCACTCAGCCTTGACGATGCTAGCTATTGGATTCAAGTTCTGTTCGCGGCTGGTATTGCTACCTTGGGGCTAGTGCTAAATAGCCCAGCTGTGATTATTGGCGCAATGCTGATTTCTCCATTGATGGGAGGAATTTTAGCCAATGGACTAGCACTGGCTGCGGGTGATGTCATCTTAGCGATGCGCGCACTTCTCAATTTGCTCTTGAGTTGTCTGGTGGCTATTTCCTTTGCTGTGTTACTGGTGTCATTGCTGCCATTTAAGGAAATTACCAGTGAGATTTTAGCTAGGACTCGACCTAATATTCTGGATTTAGTCATCGCCCTGTTTTCTGGTGCAGTGGGGTCAGTGGCAATTTGTAAAGAACCCAGAGGCGTGGCTACTTCCATTCCTGGTGTGGCGATCGCAGTTGCTTTGATGCCGCCATTGTGCGTTGTAGGATATGGTATCGGGGTCGCTCTCAGCCTCAATAGAGTCCAAGGATTACAGGTAGCTAGTGGTGGTGGCTTACTATTTTTTACCAACTTGGTAGCCATTACCTTTACCGCCATGCTGGTATTTCTCGGACTGCATATTGATAATGATCAGGTGAGAGAAAAAGTTAGGGAATGGCGGCACACACATCCTGAAAGTGTCTGGGTTCAGAGTTGGTTGGAAAAACTACCTGCTTATGGCAAATTGGGCAAAATAGGCTCGCTGCCTGGTAGATTATTATTAATTTTTATTACCATTGGCGCGATTATTTTCCCTCTCAATCGCTCTCTGAGTCAACTGGGACGAGAAATTGCTCTCCAGCAACAGGATAATCGTAACCGAAGTTCGATCAGGGATGTGTGGCAGAAAAATTTTGCTACTTTTCCCAATGGTGAAGCCCGTTCTTTCATCAGCAATATCTCCACATCAGAACAAAATGACAAACTGACAATTCAACTTCAGGTGTTTACGAGTCAGCAATATTCATCAGATGAACAGGATATCTATGTTCAACAGCTAGCCGCCCGTTTGGGAAGACCTCCAGAACTATTAGCACTGAAGCTGGTGGAAATTCCTACTGCGTCAAACGAACTTTTGCGCCCAGAACCTAAAGAACAACCTCCTGAACCAGTTTTAACGATCGCGCAATTACAATCCACTTTTGTCCAAGAAGTCCAATCAGCCCTGCGTAATCTGAGACTTCCTCCGCCAGCACAGATGCTTAATTACGAATTAGTCACTAGTCCAGTTGCACCCTTAAGCATCCGGGTAGTCTATCTGAGTGAACGCGATATTGATAGAGATGCTCAAATTTTAGTCGCCGATAGTATCAGAAGTCGGCTAAATTACGAGTCTGCCCAGGTGAGTATGCAAAGAATAGCCAGGGATATCGGAGCTATATCCTTTGAAAATGAGCAATCAGAGATTAGCTCAGATGATACTCAGTTATTAGACCGTGTTGGCCAAATTTTACAGCAACAGCCCAGTTTAAATCTAGAAATGATCGTCAACCAGGAAGCAGAGGAGTTAGCAGAAATTGTCCCAGCGCGAGAGCAAGCCATTACAGAATATCTGGAATCACGGTGGCAAATTAGTAGCGATGATCGCATCAATTGGCAAACAGGAACAGAATCTCAACGTAGTGCAGTTCTCAAATTTACGGTAGAATCACGGATAAATCCACCATTAACAACTCTGCCCAAATCGCCCTAA
- a CDS encoding metallophosphoesterase family protein — protein MNLKRRQFLFLGSLGTFGTGLLGWKLARQNSRIADLSSSAVIAATPPKKNLLLRFTSVADTGTGARGQYAVAGAMNYYHQKNPYDLVVLAGDNIYNDGEIEKIGAVFERPYQELLSQGVKFHACLGNHDIRTENGNPQIKYPGFNMQGRYYTFRRDAVQFFALDTNRNADWENQVVWLEQELSRSDAPWKVVFGHDPFYSSGHYGVSKTLIKRFTPLFKQYNVQLYINGHDHHYERTHAINGTTYVTTGSGAGVRPVGRSQWTQHSAERLAFAAYDVYPDRIEVNAMGTDKRVFDQGVIKFQSA, from the coding sequence ATGAACCTGAAACGCCGTCAATTCTTATTTTTAGGTAGTCTTGGCACTTTTGGCACAGGACTTCTAGGCTGGAAGCTAGCTCGTCAAAATAGCCGAATTGCTGATCTTTCAAGTTCAGCAGTCATAGCCGCCACCCCACCCAAAAAGAACTTACTATTGCGTTTTACCTCAGTTGCAGACACAGGAACAGGCGCTAGAGGTCAATATGCTGTAGCTGGGGCGATGAATTATTATCACCAGAAAAATCCGTATGATTTAGTGGTTTTAGCTGGAGACAATATTTATAATGATGGCGAAATTGAAAAAATCGGTGCAGTTTTTGAGCGTCCTTATCAAGAATTATTATCTCAGGGCGTAAAATTTCATGCTTGTTTAGGTAATCACGATATTCGCACCGAAAACGGTAACCCACAAATTAAATATCCTGGCTTTAATATGCAGGGGCGTTATTACACATTTCGCCGTGACGCTGTGCAGTTTTTTGCTTTAGATACTAACCGTAATGCTGATTGGGAAAATCAAGTAGTTTGGTTAGAGCAAGAATTAAGCCGCAGTGACGCACCTTGGAAAGTGGTATTTGGACATGATCCGTTTTATTCATCAGGTCACTATGGAGTTAGTAAAACACTAATTAAACGTTTCACGCCTCTGTTTAAACAGTACAATGTGCAACTTTACATCAATGGTCACGATCACCATTATGAGCGGACTCATGCTATTAATGGCACAACTTATGTAACTACTGGTAGTGGTGCAGGTGTTCGTCCTGTAGGGCGTTCTCAGTGGACACAACATTCTGCTGAAAGGTTAGCTTTTGCTGCCTATGATGTGTATCCAGATAGAATTGAAGTGAATGCTATGGGTACTGATAAACGGGTTTTTGATCAAGGTGTAATTAAATTTCAATCAGCTTAA
- a CDS encoding AAA family ATPase: MKVKRLKMQSFRGIGDLTLDFNGNEPTILIGINGVGKSSIIDCLAILLSRFTSSIQHSTPSGRLFTEEDITNGQKETHNEVNISFDSEEITWSLTKVKKGRNKDTSSNLSAMTKVAENIKENLHTYHIFNIPIVVYYSTNRAVLDIPLKIRTKHSFEQIDAYENALTGNAITGLGSEFRIFFEWFRRQEDLENELRLENNAAYRDKQLEAVRQAISSLIPDFSNLRVRRSPLRMTLQKQDEELIVNQLSDGEKCLLAMVGDLARRLAIANPGLSDPLQGSGIILIDEIELHLHPKWQRGIIPDLTRTFPNCQFIVTTHSPQVISDVKPEGIYILEKTDKGVIAKKPQSSFGRDSNRILEDIMDVPERPQEIKESLLKLFRMIDAGNLEDARKVRQQLANDIGSDEPEFVRADVLIRRKEILNR, translated from the coding sequence ATGAAAGTCAAGCGCCTAAAAATGCAATCCTTCCGTGGAATCGGCGATTTGACGTTGGATTTTAATGGAAATGAACCAACGATACTTATTGGTATTAACGGCGTAGGCAAATCGAGTATTATTGACTGTCTCGCTATTCTTTTGTCACGTTTTACTAGCTCTATTCAACACTCTACGCCTTCAGGAAGACTTTTTACAGAAGAAGATATTACTAATGGACAGAAGGAAACACATAACGAGGTTAACATTTCATTTGATTCTGAAGAAATAACATGGTCTTTGACAAAAGTTAAAAAAGGACGTAATAAAGATACTAGCAGTAACCTATCAGCTATGACAAAGGTTGCTGAAAATATAAAAGAAAACTTACATACATATCATATATTTAATATTCCTATTGTAGTTTATTACTCGACGAATCGTGCAGTTTTAGATATTCCATTAAAGATTCGGACAAAGCATTCATTTGAACAAATAGATGCCTATGAAAATGCCCTGACAGGAAACGCAATTACTGGATTAGGAAGTGAGTTTAGAATTTTCTTTGAATGGTTTAGAAGACAAGAAGATTTAGAGAATGAATTGCGTCTAGAAAATAATGCTGCTTATAGGGATAAGCAATTAGAAGCAGTGAGACAAGCCATATCTTCACTGATTCCAGATTTTTCTAACTTACGGGTACGGCGTTCTCCGTTAAGAATGACTTTACAAAAACAAGATGAAGAACTTATAGTTAATCAGCTATCTGATGGTGAAAAATGCTTGTTAGCAATGGTGGGAGATTTAGCCAGACGTTTGGCAATTGCTAATCCAGGTTTATCAGACCCTCTGCAAGGTAGTGGTATTATTTTAATTGATGAAATTGAACTGCACTTACACCCGAAATGGCAAAGAGGAATTATTCCAGATTTGACAAGAACATTTCCTAATTGTCAATTTATTGTTACTACTCATTCCCCCCAAGTAATTAGTGATGTGAAACCTGAAGGAATTTATATTTTAGAAAAAACAGATAAAGGTGTTATCGCCAAAAAACCACAAAGTTCCTTTGGTAGAGATAGCAATCGGATTTTAGAAGATATCATGGATGTTCCTGAACGTCCGCAGGAAATTAAAGAAAGTCTTTTAAAACTCTTTAGAATGATTGATGCTGGTAACTTGGAAGATGCTAGAAAAGTGCGTCAACAATTAGCGAATGATATTGGTTCAGATGAACCAGAATTTGTCAGAGCAGATGTACTCATCCGACGCAAGGAAATTCTTAATCGATGA
- a CDS encoding retron system putative HNH endonuclease, whose amino-acid sequence MKYIKKNQEPEQFSSWKALENDDWKPSWDDNFQAPEKPVVHDALLKEQGYICCYCGMAVTRATSHIEHLQPRSTYPDLSLEYTNLIASCQGESTEPPPVPVHCGHQKKYWYDEHLMVSPLKINCADFFHYPASGEILPTNDPEKTAAAKTTIEKLALNINKLQNMRKLAIDAALLGIEDLTDAEIQQLVKGYDQIDSHGQYTPFCAAIIYFLKNYF is encoded by the coding sequence ATGAAGTACATCAAAAAAAATCAGGAGCCAGAACAGTTTTCCAGTTGGAAAGCTTTAGAAAATGATGATTGGAAACCTAGCTGGGATGATAATTTTCAAGCACCAGAAAAACCTGTCGTACATGATGCTTTGCTAAAAGAACAAGGTTACATCTGTTGTTATTGTGGAATGGCTGTCACTAGAGCAACTAGCCATATAGAACATCTCCAGCCTCGTAGTACTTATCCAGATTTATCACTGGAGTACACAAATCTTATTGCTTCATGTCAAGGAGAAAGTACAGAACCTCCTCCTGTACCAGTACATTGTGGTCATCAGAAAAAATATTGGTATGATGAGCATCTGATGGTATCGCCGTTGAAAATCAACTGTGCTGATTTTTTTCACTACCCTGCTTCTGGTGAAATTTTACCAACAAATGATCCAGAAAAAACTGCTGCTGCTAAAACAACTATTGAGAAGCTTGCACTTAATATTAACAAACTGCAAAATATGCGAAAATTAGCAATTGATGCGGCATTATTAGGTATTGAAGATTTAACTGATGCAGAAATACAGCAACTTGTTAAAGGTTATGATCAAATTGATTCTCACGGGCAATATACTCCATTTTGTGCGGCAATTATCTATTTCCTCAAGAATTATTTTTAA
- the pcrA gene encoding DNA helicase PcrA: MTTTIDFLSHLNPSQRQAVEHYCGPLLVVAGAGSGKTRALTYRIANLILKHRVDPEHILAVTFTNKAAREMKERIQKLFAEDLAMKQHGQKFDLLTEYQQMQLRSQVYKNTIKDLWCGTFHSLFSRILRFDIDKYQDEKGRSWTRTFSIFDESDVLSLMKEIVNKQLNLDDKKFDARSVRYAISNAKNQGLSPQEFEREQPNYRGRVIAQVYNSYQDKLAENNALDFDDLILVPTRLFQQNEQVLGYWHRKFKHILVDEYQDTNRTQYDLIRLLVTNGEDSKSAWEWQNRSVFVVGDADQSIYSFRMADFTILLEFQQEFGDGLADDDTRSMVKLEENYRSCENILQAANELIENNTQRIDKVLKPTRGTGELIYCHKADNEMEEAEFVIGQIRTLEQQNPELDWGSFAILYRTNAQSRPFEELLMRNQIPYTIVGGMKFYDRKEIKDVIAYLRAIANPADTVSLLRVINTPRRGIGKATIESLVNASYQLGTPLWEILSDETSVNTLAGRSAKAVNNFAKMLNNCKEQAATVPVSELLQEVLDESGYIKDLHNQGTDEAEDRIQNVQELYNAVLQFQEESEDVSLTAFLQSSALSSDLDNLKEGQKAVSLMTLHASKGLEFPVVFLVGLEQGLFPGNRSLSNPESLEEERRLCYVGITRAQERLYLSHARERRLYGSREPAMRSQFLDELPEELLNTRNKGRHTQTKTAAKAGGKPYTPHNWQVGDRVLHKSFGIGEITHVFGESNKVSVAIKFASLGQKIVDPRIAQLQRVD, from the coding sequence ATGACAACAACTATTGATTTTCTCAGCCATCTTAACCCCAGCCAACGTCAAGCTGTGGAACATTACTGCGGCCCGTTGTTAGTTGTGGCTGGTGCAGGTTCGGGTAAAACACGAGCGCTGACTTATCGTATTGCTAATCTGATTCTTAAACACCGTGTAGATCCTGAGCATATCTTGGCGGTTACCTTCACGAACAAAGCCGCACGGGAGATGAAGGAACGGATTCAAAAGCTATTTGCTGAAGATTTGGCGATGAAACAACATGGTCAAAAATTTGATTTGTTGACGGAATACCAACAAATGCAATTGCGATCGCAAGTCTATAAAAATACGATCAAAGACTTGTGGTGTGGCACTTTTCACAGTTTGTTTTCCCGAATTCTGCGGTTTGATATCGACAAATACCAAGACGAAAAAGGCAGAAGTTGGACTCGGACTTTCTCGATTTTTGATGAATCCGATGTTCTCAGCCTGATGAAAGAAATTGTTAATAAGCAGCTAAACTTAGATGATAAAAAGTTTGATGCTCGTTCTGTGCGCTACGCCATCAGTAATGCCAAAAACCAAGGACTTTCACCCCAGGAATTTGAGCGCGAACAGCCGAATTATCGGGGAAGGGTCATCGCCCAAGTTTACAATTCTTATCAAGATAAGTTAGCAGAAAATAACGCCCTCGATTTTGATGATCTGATTCTCGTGCCTACCAGATTATTTCAGCAAAACGAGCAGGTTTTAGGTTATTGGCATCGCAAGTTTAAGCATATCCTTGTAGATGAATATCAAGATACTAACCGTACTCAGTATGATTTGATTCGGCTGTTAGTGACTAATGGCGAAGATAGCAAGAGTGCATGGGAATGGCAAAATCGCTCAGTTTTTGTGGTGGGTGATGCAGATCAGTCAATTTACAGCTTCAGAATGGCTGATTTCACCATCTTGTTGGAATTTCAGCAAGAGTTTGGCGATGGTTTAGCTGATGATGATACCCGCTCGATGGTGAAGCTAGAGGAAAATTATCGCTCTTGTGAGAATATTCTGCAAGCAGCTAATGAGTTAATTGAAAATAACACTCAACGCATTGATAAAGTCCTCAAGCCTACGCGGGGAACGGGTGAGCTGATTTATTGTCACAAAGCAGATAATGAAATGGAAGAAGCCGAGTTTGTCATTGGGCAAATTCGCACTTTAGAACAGCAAAATCCTGAGTTAGATTGGGGTAGTTTTGCCATACTGTATCGTACTAACGCCCAATCACGACCTTTTGAAGAATTGTTAATGAGGAATCAAATTCCTTATACAATCGTGGGAGGAATGAAGTTTTACGATCGCAAAGAAATTAAAGATGTCATAGCTTATTTAAGAGCGATCGCTAACCCTGCGGATACAGTCAGTTTACTCCGAGTCATTAATACTCCCCGGCGCGGTATTGGTAAAGCCACCATTGAAAGCTTAGTTAACGCCTCCTATCAATTGGGGACACCCCTGTGGGAAATACTCAGTGATGAAACATCAGTTAATACCTTAGCTGGACGTTCCGCTAAAGCTGTGAATAACTTTGCTAAAATGCTCAACAACTGCAAAGAGCAAGCAGCCACGGTTCCAGTTTCTGAACTTTTACAAGAAGTCCTAGACGAGTCTGGTTATATTAAAGATTTGCATAATCAAGGCACAGATGAAGCCGAAGATAGAATTCAAAACGTCCAGGAACTTTACAACGCCGTACTCCAATTTCAAGAAGAAAGTGAGGATGTTTCCCTGACAGCTTTCCTACAAAGTAGCGCCCTCAGTTCTGATTTGGATAATTTAAAGGAAGGGCAAAAAGCTGTATCTTTAATGACTCTGCACGCTTCCAAAGGTCTGGAGTTTCCCGTAGTCTTTTTGGTGGGGTTAGAACAGGGACTATTTCCCGGTAACCGTTCCCTGAGTAACCCAGAGTCCTTAGAGGAAGAACGCCGCCTGTGTTATGTGGGGATTACTCGCGCTCAAGAACGGTTATATTTATCACACGCTCGTGAACGCCGCTTGTATGGTTCTCGTGAACCGGCGATGCGATCGCAATTTCTCGACGAATTACCCGAAGAATTATTAAATACTCGAAATAAAGGCCGTCATACACAGACTAAAACTGCGGCTAAAGCTGGCGGTAAGCCTTATACACCCCACAATTGGCAAGTAGGCGATCGCGTTTTACATAAATCCTTTGGTATTGGTGAAATTACGCACGTTTTCGGTGAAAGTAATAAGGTGTCTGTGGCGATTAAATTTGCCAGTTTGGGGCAAAAAATTGTTGACCCCAGGATAGCGCAGTTGCAAAGAGTGGATTAA
- a CDS encoding sensor histidine kinase — protein sequence MQTQKPIPVDSSSESKKVPAEEPSINELPTIEFPSRGKLKASSWRIHQKIGYGYFVAIGIGFFGSITGLVIANYYRGREIRQFNQAQEQRELLTNYKDTVLEAQLHSSNLVAVLENSQLLLTKKNKFLYSVKTAKTLEQEIDQYIDKKPERLAVEGTRLQNLFQDYGINLKLYLDEIDTVLEEIDPQQVQPEKTAFAREELLKIMRGETAMQLEQLSQRLSNILKIAENQEKDRQQDVEQAKQVERFIVILSMLVSVAIAAIVAWRTSRAIAEPVIIVTQVAEQVARKSNFDLRAPVTTEDEIGLLAKSLNRLIERVSERTKELEQAKELAEAASKAKSIFLANVSHELRTPLNAVIGLSQLLQDDATDLDLSGDFISDLETINSAGRHLLELINDILDLSKIEAGKMTLYPETFEIATLINNVVLTVKSAIDKNNNILEVYCDQQLGTIYADQTRMRQVLLNLLSNAAKFTTNGKVILTVKSENTGLLPETPFGVITFSVTDTGIGMSLSQQQQLFQPFTQGDTSTTKRYGGTGLGLAISRHFCQLMGGEVLVKSQPGVGSTFTVHLPLTMQD from the coding sequence ATGCAAACTCAAAAACCCATCCCGGTTGACAGCAGTTCAGAAAGCAAAAAAGTGCCAGCAGAAGAGCCTTCGATAAATGAACTCCCGACTATAGAATTTCCTTCGCGCGGGAAACTCAAAGCCAGTTCCTGGCGCATACATCAAAAAATTGGTTATGGTTATTTTGTAGCTATTGGAATTGGCTTTTTCGGCTCAATTACTGGGTTAGTAATCGCCAATTACTACAGAGGAAGAGAAATCAGGCAATTCAATCAAGCTCAAGAGCAAAGAGAACTACTCACAAATTATAAAGATACCGTATTAGAGGCGCAATTGCATAGCTCGAATTTAGTTGCAGTCTTGGAAAATTCACAACTATTGCTAACTAAAAAAAATAAATTTCTTTACAGTGTGAAGACAGCTAAAACTTTAGAGCAAGAGATTGACCAATACATAGACAAAAAGCCTGAAAGATTAGCCGTAGAAGGTACTAGGTTACAAAATTTATTCCAGGATTATGGCATTAATCTAAAATTATACCTTGACGAAATAGATACTGTATTAGAGGAAATTGACCCTCAGCAAGTACAGCCAGAAAAAACTGCATTTGCACGAGAGGAGTTACTCAAAATTATGCGTGGTGAAACGGCTATGCAGCTAGAGCAACTTTCGCAAAGATTGAGCAATATCCTGAAAATTGCCGAAAATCAAGAAAAAGATCGGCAACAAGATGTAGAGCAAGCTAAACAAGTTGAGAGATTTATTGTGATCCTGAGTATGCTGGTATCAGTGGCGATCGCTGCCATTGTGGCTTGGCGTACTAGCCGGGCCATCGCTGAACCAGTGATTATTGTAACTCAAGTGGCTGAACAAGTAGCGAGAAAATCTAATTTTGATTTACGCGCTCCCGTCACCACTGAAGATGAAATTGGCTTGTTAGCCAAATCGCTGAATCGATTGATTGAACGTGTATCTGAACGCACCAAAGAACTAGAACAAGCTAAAGAATTAGCCGAAGCTGCTAGTAAAGCCAAAAGCATATTTTTAGCCAATGTCAGCCATGAATTACGCACGCCATTAAATGCTGTGATTGGCTTGAGTCAACTGTTGCAAGATGACGCTACAGATTTAGATTTATCGGGAGATTTTATTTCTGATTTAGAAACAATCAACTCTGCTGGTAGACACCTGCTGGAACTGATTAATGACATTCTCGATTTGTCAAAAATTGAAGCGGGTAAAATGACTCTCTACCCAGAGACATTTGAAATTGCGACGCTGATCAATAATGTGGTTTTGACAGTTAAATCGGCGATCGACAAAAATAATAATATCCTCGAAGTGTATTGTGACCAGCAACTTGGCACAATCTACGCAGATCAAACGCGAATGCGGCAAGTGTTATTAAATTTACTCAGCAATGCTGCCAAGTTTACGACTAATGGCAAGGTAATTTTAACAGTCAAGAGCGAAAACACAGGCTTACTACCAGAGACTCCTTTTGGTGTGATTACTTTCAGCGTGACTGACACTGGGATTGGGATGTCTCTTAGTCAACAACAACAATTATTTCAACCTTTTACACAAGGGGATACATCAACCACAAAAAGATATGGTGGGACTGGGTTGGGTTTAGCAATTAGCCGCCACTTTTGTCAGCTGATGGGTGGTGAAGTTCTGGTCAAAAGTCAGCCTGGGGTTGGGTCTACTTTCACTGTTCACTTACCACTGACTATGCAAGATTAA
- the metK gene encoding methionine adenosyltransferase, which yields MSKRYLFTSESVTEGHPDKICDQISDTILDALLTEDPSSRVAAEVVVNTGLVLITGEITTKANANYVNIARQKIAEIGYTDAVNGFSASSASVLVALDEQSPDIAQGVNTAQETREQDSDELFDKIGAGDQGIMFGFACNETPELMPLPISLAHRIARRLATVRKTGKLPYLRPDGKTQVTVAYEDGYPVGIDTILISTQHTESIGEITDEVAIQAKIKQDLWSTVVEPVFGDIDIKPNQETRFLVNPTGKFVIGGPQGDSGLTGRKIIVDTYGGYSRHGGGAFSGKDPTKVDRSAAYAARYMAKNIVAAGLAQKCEVQLSYAIGVARPVSIFLETFGTGKLDDETLLELVKDQFELRPAGIIHVFNLRNLPSERGGRFYQDIAAYGHFGRNDLDLPWERTDKAELLQQLVTQSLSAAIA from the coding sequence TTGTCTAAACGCTATTTATTTACCTCGGAATCAGTTACCGAAGGTCATCCAGATAAGATTTGCGATCAGATTTCTGATACAATTCTCGATGCCTTACTCACAGAAGATCCCAGCAGTCGTGTAGCGGCTGAAGTAGTAGTTAATACTGGTTTAGTGCTAATTACTGGTGAAATTACTACTAAAGCTAATGCGAATTATGTCAACATCGCCCGCCAGAAAATAGCTGAAATTGGCTACACTGATGCTGTTAATGGCTTTTCTGCCAGCAGTGCCAGTGTTCTGGTAGCTTTAGATGAACAATCACCCGACATAGCTCAAGGCGTTAATACCGCCCAAGAGACACGCGAGCAAGATAGTGATGAACTATTTGACAAAATTGGCGCGGGTGATCAAGGTATAATGTTTGGCTTCGCCTGCAACGAAACACCAGAACTGATGCCCTTACCCATTAGTCTGGCTCATCGCATTGCTCGCCGACTGGCAACAGTTCGCAAAACAGGTAAATTGCCATACCTGCGTCCCGACGGCAAAACACAAGTAACTGTGGCCTACGAAGACGGGTATCCAGTAGGTATTGATACGATTCTGATTTCTACTCAGCACACAGAGAGTATCGGAGAAATCACTGATGAAGTAGCAATCCAAGCCAAGATTAAACAAGACCTCTGGTCAACAGTAGTGGAACCTGTTTTTGGTGACATTGACATTAAGCCAAATCAGGAAACACGTTTCTTAGTCAACCCCACTGGCAAATTTGTCATTGGTGGACCTCAAGGCGACTCTGGTCTGACAGGACGGAAAATTATTGTTGATACCTACGGTGGCTATTCCCGACATGGCGGCGGCGCTTTTTCCGGTAAAGATCCCACGAAGGTAGACCGTTCTGCTGCTTATGCGGCTCGCTATATGGCTAAAAATATTGTCGCGGCTGGGTTGGCTCAAAAATGTGAGGTTCAGCTCAGTTATGCCATTGGTGTAGCTCGCCCTGTGAGCATTTTTCTGGAAACCTTTGGGACTGGGAAACTGGATGATGAAACTTTACTGGAATTAGTCAAAGACCAATTTGAACTACGTCCAGCTGGGATTATCCATGTTTTCAATTTACGTAACTTACCAAGTGAACGAGGCGGACGTTTTTATCAGGACATCGCGGCTTACGGTCACTTTGGGCGCAATGATTTAGATTTGCCTTGGGAGCGCACCGATAAGGCGGAATTGTTGCAGCAACTAGTAACACAGTCGCTTTCGGCGGCGATCGCTTAA
- a CDS encoding phosphoribulokinase has translation MTTKPERVVLIGVAGDSGCGKSTFLRRLIDLFGEEFMTVICLDDYHSLDRKQRKETGITALDPRANNFDLMYEQIKALKEGEVIEKPIYNHETGMIDPPERVEPNHIIVVEGLHPLYDERVRSLLDFSVYFDISDEVKIAWKIQRDMAERGHRYEDVLAQINSRKPDFEKFIEPQREYADVVLQVLPTNLIKNDTERKVLRVRMLQREGKEGFDPTYLFDEGSTINWTPCGRKLTCSYPGMQLYYGSDVYYGRYVSVLEIDGQFDNLDEVIYIETHLSKTSTKYEGEMTHLLLQHREYPGSNNGTGLFQVLTGLKMRAAYERLTAKEAKLAVQV, from the coding sequence ATGACAACTAAGCCGGAACGGGTGGTATTGATTGGAGTAGCCGGAGACTCTGGATGCGGTAAATCTACCTTTTTGCGTCGTTTAATAGATTTATTTGGTGAAGAGTTCATGACGGTTATCTGCTTAGATGACTATCATTCCCTCGATCGCAAACAGCGCAAAGAGACTGGGATAACTGCACTTGACCCCAGAGCCAACAATTTTGACCTGATGTATGAGCAAATCAAAGCTCTCAAAGAAGGTGAAGTGATTGAGAAGCCGATTTATAACCACGAAACCGGCATGATTGATCCACCAGAACGCGTGGAGCCAAATCACATTATAGTTGTGGAAGGTCTACATCCTTTATATGATGAGCGGGTGCGATCGCTACTTGATTTCAGCGTCTACTTCGATATTAGTGATGAAGTCAAAATTGCCTGGAAAATCCAGCGAGATATGGCAGAAAGAGGACATCGTTATGAAGATGTCTTAGCTCAAATCAATTCTCGTAAACCCGATTTTGAAAAATTCATCGAGCCACAAAGAGAATATGCTGACGTGGTGCTTCAGGTACTACCCACGAACCTGATTAAAAACGATACAGAACGTAAGGTGCTACGGGTACGTATGCTCCAACGTGAAGGTAAGGAAGGCTTTGATCCTACCTATTTGTTTGATGAAGGATCGACAATTAACTGGACTCCTTGCGGACGCAAATTAACTTGTTCATACCCTGGTATGCAACTATACTATGGTTCTGATGTCTACTACGGTCGCTATGTCTCAGTATTAGAAATAGACGGTCAATTCGATAACCTTGATGAAGTTATTTATATCGAAACTCATCTCAGTAAGACATCCACCAAATATGAAGGTGAGATGACTCACTTGCTACTCCAACACCGCGAGTATCCAGGTTCCAATAATGGCACTGGGTTGTTCCAAGTGCTGACAGGTTTGAAAATGCGCGCCGCCTATGAGCGCTTGACAGCAAAAGAAGCAAAACTAGCAGTTCAAGTTTAA